CGATAATTCTGATTTCACCACCTTGAAGAATAAAGTTGCCTTTATGGGGATCGCCTGAAACCATACCATGCTTATGCAAGGAAACTATTGATTGCTTAATCTTATTTTTCACCTCATCAGAAATTTCCGGCATATCAACAAGTTCAATCCCTTCGATATATTCAATCAGCATCACGTATGTTTTTACATAGCGTAATGTTTTAATTTCCGCCAGAAGATAAAAATCATTAAGTGCTTTAAACCCTTCACGCCGGACACGATCGGTCTGGCGAAATAATTTCTCGTAGTAATCTCCTTTTACCAGCGATTTGAAAAAGCGTTCAGTATTTTTTACTTTTGGACTAAATACTTTAAGGATATATTTGCCATACGCTGTATCAATCAATACAACTTTTGTATCTTCTATATTACGAAAAACTTTGAGCACCTGAAGATTATAAGATAAAAAGTCTTTAAATATATCAATGTATTTTTCACCATCTTTTTTGACAAAAACGGTATAGTTTTTAATCTTTTTTTCAATAATCATAATAAGATTTAGGGAGGGAATTATTTGTGGAAAAGTTTACGGTAGAGATAAGCGCTTCCTGCCAGAAAGCCTTTGAAATAATGCCCCTGCACGAAAAGATGTTTGTATCGTTTTTTAAATTCAATTATTGTATGAGCATCTTTTGCAGGATGATCCTTCCATGGTGAATGAAGACGTGCATTTTTATAATACATAACTGAAGGATAGTTTGCCCAGGCATGCCACGGCTTTGTGGCTCCTGTATAATGAATTAAAATAGTACTATCATTAATTATGTTGCTGTATTTATTATGTGTTCTGTCATTTAACTCACTTTTGATAGTATAGATAGTATTATACTGTCG
The Salmonella bongori NCTC 12419 DNA segment above includes these coding regions:
- the rfaY gene encoding lipopolysaccharide core heptose(II) kinase RfaY; the encoded protein is MIIEKKIKNYTVFVKKDGEKYIDIFKDFLSYNLQVLKVFRNIEDTKVVLIDTAYGKYILKVFSPKVKNTERFFKSLVKGDYYEKLFRQTDRVRREGFKALNDFYLLAEIKTLRYVKTYVMLIEYIEGIELVDMPEISDEVKNKIKQSIVSLHKHGMVSGDPHKGNFILQGGEIRIIDLSGKRPSRQRQAKDRIDLERHYDIKNNVKDIGFYLLIYKKKIRNLLRRIKGKEKR